The Deinococcus wulumuqiensis R12 genome has a window encoding:
- a CDS encoding metal ABC transporter permease: MHWLLDPLQFDFFVRALLAVGLVSVLCALIGAWVVLRGLSYIGDAMSHAVLPGIVAAFLLRGNLLLGAAVAAVLTALGIGWIGRRSGLKQDSAIGIVFVGMFALGIVLLSRAPTFTSDLSNFLIGNPLGVTPADLWGALAVTLGVGGLLTAIQKELLLASFDPTEAQTVGLPVTRLNNLLLVLIGLVVVLTVQLVGTTLSVSLLITSSAAARLLSRSLRTMTLLAAALGILGGVTGLYASYYLDTAPGATIVLVNTAIFLLALALRRER; the protein is encoded by the coding sequence ATGCACTGGCTGCTAGACCCGCTGCAGTTCGACTTCTTCGTCCGGGCGCTGCTCGCGGTGGGGCTGGTGAGCGTGCTGTGCGCGCTGATCGGTGCCTGGGTGGTGCTGCGCGGCCTGAGCTACATCGGGGACGCGATGAGTCACGCGGTGCTGCCGGGCATCGTGGCCGCCTTCTTGCTCCGGGGCAATCTGCTGCTCGGCGCGGCGGTCGCGGCGGTGCTCACGGCGCTGGGCATCGGCTGGATCGGGCGGCGCAGCGGGCTGAAACAGGACAGCGCCATCGGCATCGTCTTCGTGGGGATGTTCGCGCTGGGCATCGTGCTGCTGTCGCGGGCGCCCACCTTTACTTCCGACCTCAGCAACTTCCTGATCGGCAACCCGCTGGGCGTGACCCCCGCCGACCTGTGGGGCGCCCTGGCCGTCACGCTGGGGGTGGGGGGGCTGCTCACGGCGATTCAGAAGGAGCTGCTGCTCGCCTCCTTCGACCCCACCGAGGCGCAGACCGTGGGCCTGCCGGTCACGCGGCTGAACAACCTGCTGCTGGTGCTGATCGGGCTGGTGGTCGTGCTGACGGTGCAACTGGTGGGCACCACCCTCAGCGTCAGCCTGCTGATCACGTCGAGTGCCGCCGCCCGCCTGCTCTCGCGCAGCCTGCGGACCATGACGCTGCTCGCCGCCGCGCTGGGCATTCTGGGCGGGGTGACCGGGCTGTACGCCAGTTACTACCTGGACACCGCGCCGGGGGCGACCATCGTGCTGGTCAACACCGCCATTTTCCTGCTGGCGCTGGCCCTGCGGCGGGAGAGGTGA
- a CDS encoding YraN family protein, which translates to MKGADAEARAAAHLEGLGREILARNYRIPGGEIDIVSREGGGTLVFTEVRQRKSSRHGSAAESVTPRKLALMWRAAQTYLVREYGRDDLPCRLEVLTIDGAAETGELRVMAVEG; encoded by the coding sequence ATGAAAGGAGCCGACGCCGAGGCCCGCGCCGCCGCGCATCTGGAGGGGCTGGGACGCGAGATTCTGGCCCGCAACTACCGCATTCCCGGCGGAGAAATAGACATCGTGAGCCGGGAGGGGGGCGGCACGCTGGTCTTTACCGAGGTGCGGCAGCGCAAAAGCAGCCGCCACGGCAGCGCCGCCGAGAGCGTCACCCCGCGCAAACTGGCGCTGATGTGGCGGGCCGCGCAGACCTATCTCGTGCGCGAGTACGGGCGCGACGACCTGCCCTGCCGCCTGGAAGTCCTGACGATAGACGGAGCAGCGGAGACGGGTGAATTGCGGGTGATGGCGGTGGAGGGGTAG
- a CDS encoding HAD family hydrolase, producing the protein MKPLVKPLAPAGVLFDMDGVLTANNHFHRLAWKEVAAEWLGLTLTEHDLDTKVDGGRNPEIVERLTGQVPDPEWMGRFHEAKEGRYRQLAAGVLREVAGLNGYLDALDARSIPFALVTSADRTNVEFGMAQLGLGPRFGRRVTGEEVTNGKPHPEPYLLGAARLGLDPARCLAHEDAVSGVKSAAAAGCTVIALTTTAPAQALLDAGAALAVPDFTGWRGWLA; encoded by the coding sequence GTGAAGCCACTCGTGAAACCGCTGGCGCCTGCGGGCGTTCTGTTCGACATGGACGGCGTGCTGACCGCCAACAACCACTTTCACCGCCTGGCCTGGAAGGAAGTGGCGGCAGAGTGGCTGGGCCTGACCCTCACCGAACACGACCTGGACACCAAAGTGGACGGCGGGCGCAACCCAGAAATCGTGGAGCGGCTCACCGGACAGGTGCCCGACCCCGAGTGGATGGGGCGGTTTCACGAGGCCAAGGAAGGCCGTTACCGCCAACTCGCCGCCGGAGTGCTGCGCGAAGTCGCGGGCCTGAACGGGTATCTGGACGCGCTGGACGCACGCAGCATCCCCTTTGCCCTGGTCACCAGCGCAGACCGCACCAACGTGGAATTCGGCATGGCGCAACTGGGCCTCGGCCCGCGCTTTGGGCGCCGGGTGACGGGCGAGGAGGTCACCAACGGCAAGCCCCACCCCGAACCGTACCTGCTGGGAGCCGCGCGGCTGGGCCTCGACCCCGCCCGCTGCCTCGCCCACGAAGATGCCGTCAGCGGCGTGAAAAGTGCGGCGGCGGCAGGCTGCACCGTCATCGCCCTGACGACCACGGCCCCGGCTCAGGCGCTCCTGGACGCGGGGGCGGCCCTGGCGGTTCCCGATTTCACGGGCTGGCGCGGGTGGCTGGCCTAA
- a CDS encoding putative dsRNA-binding protein, which yields MNAKGDLIARLVSLGLGTPTFEAEAHGPAHERTFHVKVWSGGQVISAAEGRTKKDAERLAAELALRGLDGQSVPPAVTATAAPQGGAWPIYAQVLAEAVEAAMEFAREDATLDEVRRDAGRFYRELLTDLGHGPEEA from the coding sequence ATGAATGCCAAAGGCGACCTGATTGCCCGCCTCGTCTCGCTGGGACTGGGCACCCCCACCTTCGAAGCCGAGGCGCACGGTCCCGCCCACGAACGCACCTTTCACGTCAAGGTCTGGTCGGGCGGACAGGTCATCAGCGCCGCCGAGGGACGCACCAAGAAGGACGCCGAACGCCTCGCCGCCGAACTTGCCCTGCGCGGTCTGGACGGTCAGAGCGTGCCCCCAGCGGTCACGGCCACCGCAGCGCCGCAGGGAGGAGCGTGGCCGATTTACGCGCAGGTGCTGGCCGAAGCGGTGGAGGCCGCGATGGAATTTGCCCGCGAGGACGCCACGCTGGATGAGGTGCGCCGCGACGCCGGGCGCTTTTACCGCGAGTTGCTGACCGACCTCGGGCACGGCCCGGAAGAAGCGTGA
- a CDS encoding uracil-xanthine permease family protein gives MTRTAPPVTDLPPTRRVVLGLQHSIAMFGATVLVPILVGLSPSVALFGAGVATLLFHLLTRGQVPIFLGSSFAFIAPTALVVKEMGPAAAAGGLIAAGLMYVLFSVLVKLFGTERLLRVFPPVVTGPVIIVIGLGLSSVAVNQAKNNWWIALVTLLAAIVASIYGRGLFRMIPILVGVVTGYLAALLSGQVDGKALADIAAAPLLGLPDFHGPALDWRAVAIIAPVAVVTFIEHVGDVVVNGRVVGKNFLEKPGLSRTLFADGVANMSSALMGGPAATTYAENTGVLALTRVYDPRVIQIGAVFAVLFGCSPKLAAVLKSLPQGVLGGVSILLFGMIASVGIRTLAEARIDFAHSRNLIIVSLILVLGLGGASFPLSVAGTKLELHGMALAALVGIVANLLLPRQRQEVEGAPQGQDVAV, from the coding sequence ATGACACGTACCGCGCCGCCCGTCACCGACCTTCCGCCCACCCGCCGCGTGGTGCTGGGCTTGCAGCACTCGATTGCCATGTTCGGGGCCACCGTGCTGGTGCCGATTCTTGTGGGCCTCTCGCCCTCGGTGGCGCTGTTCGGCGCGGGGGTCGCCACTTTGCTCTTTCACCTGCTGACGCGGGGACAGGTGCCGATTTTCCTGGGAAGCTCGTTCGCGTTCATCGCGCCGACCGCCCTGGTGGTCAAGGAAATGGGACCGGCAGCGGCGGCGGGCGGACTGATCGCGGCGGGGCTGATGTACGTGCTGTTTTCCGTGCTGGTCAAACTGTTCGGCACCGAGCGGCTGCTGCGGGTGTTTCCGCCGGTGGTGACGGGTCCCGTGATTATCGTGATCGGGCTGGGGCTGAGCAGCGTGGCGGTGAACCAGGCCAAGAACAACTGGTGGATCGCGCTCGTCACGCTGCTGGCCGCCATCGTCGCCAGCATCTACGGGCGCGGGCTGTTTCGCATGATTCCCATTCTGGTCGGCGTGGTGACGGGCTACCTGGCCGCGCTGCTGTCCGGACAGGTGGACGGGAAGGCGCTGGCCGACATCGCCGCCGCGCCGCTGCTGGGGCTGCCGGACTTTCACGGCCCGGCGCTGGACTGGCGGGCCGTCGCCATCATCGCGCCCGTCGCTGTCGTGACCTTCATCGAGCATGTGGGCGACGTGGTGGTCAACGGGCGGGTGGTCGGCAAGAACTTTCTGGAAAAACCGGGCCTGTCGCGCACTCTGTTCGCGGACGGCGTCGCCAACATGAGCAGCGCCCTGATGGGTGGCCCCGCCGCCACCACCTACGCCGAGAACACGGGCGTGCTGGCGCTGACCCGCGTCTACGACCCCCGCGTGATTCAGATCGGCGCGGTGTTCGCTGTTCTCTTCGGCTGCTCGCCCAAGCTGGCGGCGGTCCTGAAAAGTCTGCCGCAGGGCGTGCTGGGCGGCGTCAGCATCCTGCTGTTCGGGATGATTGCCAGCGTGGGGATTCGCACCCTGGCCGAAGCCAGAATCGATTTCGCTCACAGCCGCAACCTGATTATCGTGTCGCTGATTCTGGTGCTGGGACTGGGCGGCGCGAGCTTTCCGCTGAGCGTGGCCGGGACCAAACTGGAACTGCACGGCATGGCGCTCGCGGCGCTGGTGGGCATCGTGGCGAACCTGCTGTTGCCCCGGCAGCGTCAGGAAGTCGAGGGCGCCCCGCAAGGGCAGGACGTGGCCGTTTAA
- the uvrB gene encoding excinuclease ABC subunit UvrB: protein MLKVHSEFQPSGDQPTAIASIVEGLDSGLRYQTLLGATGTGKTYSVSKIIEQTGRPALIMAPNKLLTAQLASEFREFFPESAVEFFISYYDYYQPEAYVPGKDLFIEKDASVNQEIERLRHSTTRSLLTRRDTIVVASVSCIYGLGDPKEYTALNAIVKKGGVMPRDELLGRLVNMQYERNDIELMPGRFSVKGETVTVWPAYDEQPLRIELWGDDVERISVVHPLTGERLGDLDATIVYPAKHYVSSAGNIERAIVTIQQELDERLEYFHSTGKLLEAQRLKERTLYDLEMLKVLGYCSGIENYSRHIDGRAPGATPYTMLDYFPDDFITFIDESHVTVPQIGGMANGDRARKQTLVDYGFRLPSALDNRPLNFEEFLSKTGQTVFVSATPGPFENQVSDSVADQIIRPTGLVDPEVTIRPIQGQIEDLLGRVRERAERGERTLVTTLTKRMSEDLTEYLLEKGVKTRYLHSDIDSVERQVIIRDLRLGHYDVLVGINLLREGLDLPEVSLVAILDADKPGFLRSERALIQTIGRAARNVNGEVILYADTVTPAMRYAMDETMRRREKQLAYNEEHGITPRTVTKSVRDVIRGEEVEGEITSDNVGDDRDLLTAQLTDLELDMWQASEAMDFEKAAQLRDQIRAIEAKLQGKEFKQATVPGQKARKRGRR from the coding sequence ATGCTCAAGGTCCACTCCGAATTCCAGCCGTCCGGCGACCAGCCCACCGCCATCGCGTCCATCGTGGAAGGGCTGGACAGCGGGCTGAGGTACCAGACGCTGCTCGGGGCGACGGGCACCGGCAAAACCTACAGCGTGTCCAAAATCATCGAGCAGACCGGGCGCCCGGCCCTCATCATGGCCCCGAACAAACTGCTCACCGCGCAGCTGGCCTCCGAGTTCCGCGAGTTTTTCCCCGAGTCGGCGGTGGAATTTTTCATCTCCTACTACGACTACTACCAGCCCGAAGCGTACGTGCCGGGCAAGGACCTGTTCATCGAGAAAGACGCCAGCGTGAACCAGGAAATCGAACGCCTGCGTCACTCCACCACCCGCAGCCTGCTGACCCGCCGCGACACGATTGTGGTCGCCAGCGTGTCGTGTATCTACGGCCTGGGCGACCCCAAGGAATACACCGCGCTCAACGCCATCGTGAAAAAGGGCGGCGTCATGCCCCGCGACGAATTGCTCGGGCGGCTGGTCAACATGCAGTACGAACGCAACGACATCGAGCTGATGCCGGGGCGATTCTCGGTCAAGGGCGAAACCGTCACCGTCTGGCCCGCCTACGACGAGCAGCCGCTGCGTATCGAACTGTGGGGCGACGACGTGGAGCGCATCAGCGTGGTGCATCCGCTCACGGGCGAGCGGCTGGGCGACCTCGACGCCACCATCGTTTACCCGGCCAAGCACTACGTATCGAGCGCAGGCAACATCGAACGGGCCATCGTGACCATTCAGCAGGAACTCGACGAGCGGCTGGAGTACTTCCACAGCACCGGCAAACTGCTCGAAGCGCAGCGGCTCAAGGAGCGCACGCTCTATGACCTGGAGATGCTCAAGGTGCTGGGCTACTGCTCGGGCATCGAGAACTACTCGCGCCACATCGACGGCCGCGCCCCCGGCGCGACGCCCTACACCATGCTCGACTACTTCCCCGACGACTTCATCACCTTCATCGACGAGTCGCACGTCACGGTGCCGCAAATCGGTGGCATGGCGAACGGGGACCGCGCCCGCAAGCAGACGCTGGTGGACTACGGCTTTCGCCTGCCCTCGGCGCTCGACAACCGCCCGCTGAACTTCGAGGAATTCCTGTCCAAAACCGGGCAGACGGTGTTCGTCTCGGCCACGCCCGGCCCCTTCGAGAACCAGGTCAGCGATAGCGTGGCCGACCAGATTATTCGCCCCACCGGACTGGTGGACCCCGAAGTGACCATCCGGCCCATTCAGGGACAAATCGAGGACCTGCTGGGCCGGGTGCGCGAGCGGGCCGAGCGCGGCGAGCGCACGCTGGTCACCACGCTGACCAAGCGGATGTCCGAAGACCTGACCGAGTACCTGCTGGAAAAGGGCGTCAAGACGCGCTACCTGCACTCGGACATCGACTCGGTGGAGCGTCAGGTCATCATCCGTGACCTGCGGCTGGGGCACTACGACGTGCTGGTGGGCATCAACCTGCTGCGCGAGGGGCTGGACCTGCCCGAAGTCTCGTTGGTCGCCATTCTGGACGCCGACAAACCCGGCTTCCTGCGCTCGGAGCGTGCCCTGATTCAGACCATCGGACGCGCCGCCCGCAACGTCAACGGCGAGGTGATTCTGTACGCCGATACGGTGACCCCCGCCATGCGCTACGCGATGGACGAGACGATGCGCCGCCGCGAAAAGCAGCTCGCCTACAACGAGGAACACGGCATCACCCCGCGCACCGTGACCAAGAGCGTGCGTGACGTGATTCGCGGCGAGGAAGTCGAGGGCGAAATCACCTCCGACAATGTGGGCGACGACCGCGACCTGCTCACCGCGCAGCTCACCGACCTCGAACTCGACATGTGGCAGGCGTCCGAAGCGATGGACTTCGAGAAGGCCGCTCAACTGCGCGACCAGATTCGGGCGATTGAGGCCAAGCTGCAGGGCAAGGAATTCAAGCAGGCGACGGTGCCGGGGCAGAAGGCGAGGAAGCGGGGGCGGCGTTAG
- a CDS encoding class I SAM-dependent methyltransferase encodes MTDQAQYQDPRLVPLYDLINRWGADDDFFLTLANETPGCRLLDLGCGTGRLTTALARAGHHVTGIDPALASLQAAQRRPGAGGVRWRHGTAQDAPSAAFDLCLMTAHVSQIFVGDRDWHGVLRQVHRALVPGGRLAFDMRDPAARAWEAWDSAGEREVWSLPDGTEAETWCEVLDVSGHVVRFAEHTRFLPGQDVLTSTSALRFRSEAELRTSLHAAGFEVEHISGGWRGERVGEGCGELVVVARRS; translated from the coding sequence ATGACCGACCAGGCCCAGTACCAAGACCCCCGACTCGTTCCCCTTTACGACCTCATCAACCGCTGGGGCGCCGATGACGATTTTTTCCTGACCCTGGCGAACGAGACGCCGGGCTGCCGCCTGCTCGACCTCGGGTGCGGCACCGGGCGCCTGACCACGGCTCTGGCGCGGGCCGGACACCACGTCACCGGCATAGACCCCGCGCTCGCCTCGCTGCAAGCCGCGCAGCGTAGGCCAGGAGCAGGAGGGGTGCGCTGGCGGCACGGCACAGCACAGGACGCCCCGAGTGCAGCATTCGACCTCTGCCTGATGACCGCGCACGTGTCACAGATTTTTGTGGGGGACCGCGACTGGCACGGCGTCTTGCGGCAGGTCCACCGCGCCCTCGTTCCTGGCGGGCGGCTGGCCTTCGACATGCGCGACCCGGCGGCGCGGGCCTGGGAAGCCTGGGATTCGGCGGGCGAGCGCGAAGTGTGGTCCCTCCCGGACGGCACCGAGGCGGAAACGTGGTGTGAGGTGCTGGACGTGTCCGGGCACGTGGTCCGTTTTGCCGAGCACACCCGCTTCCTGCCCGGTCAGGACGTGCTGACCTCGACTTCTGCCCTGCGTTTCCGGAGCGAAGCGGAGCTGCGAACCAGCCTGCACGCCGCCGGTTTTGAAGTGGAACACATCTCCGGCGGCTGGCGCGGCGAGCGCGTGGGCGAGGGGTGCGGGGAACTGGTCGTGGTGGCGCGGCGTTCATAG
- a CDS encoding glycerol-3-phosphate acyltransferase: protein MRAVVSLAVVFVLSYLLGSLVAGVLYSRRRGEDIRGRDLPGGSGTYRQYGPGAAVLVTALDVLKGVLAAGLALWLAPQSVPLATALATFGVVFGHCYPAFFGFRGGGGIAPFLGAMLVTAPWTLLVTVASALALIPLYRATLQPRLKLNAIPFVTALAVPVGALVALRLGGLAEFLAGSAAMGVRAAHLLAEKRA from the coding sequence ATGCGGGCTGTGGTTTCGCTCGCCGTGGTTTTCGTGCTCTCGTACCTGCTGGGGTCGCTGGTGGCGGGCGTGCTGTACTCGCGCCGCCGTGGTGAGGACATCCGGGGACGCGACCTGCCGGGCGGGAGCGGCACCTACCGGCAATACGGCCCCGGTGCGGCGGTGCTCGTCACGGCGCTCGACGTGCTTAAGGGTGTCCTGGCTGCCGGGCTGGCGCTGTGGCTCGCGCCGCAGTCCGTCCCGCTGGCGACGGCGCTGGCGACCTTCGGGGTGGTGTTCGGGCACTGCTACCCGGCCTTTTTCGGCTTTCGGGGGGGCGGCGGCATCGCGCCTTTTCTGGGGGCCATGCTGGTGACGGCTCCGTGGACCCTGCTGGTGACGGTGGCCTCGGCGCTGGCGCTGATTCCGCTCTACCGGGCGACCCTGCAACCCCGGCTCAAGCTCAACGCCATTCCCTTCGTCACGGCGCTGGCGGTACCGGTGGGCGCCCTGGTCGCGCTGCGGCTGGGCGGGCTGGCCGAGTTCCTGGCCGGAAGCGCGGCGATGGGCGTGCGGGCCGCACACCTGCTGGCGGAGAAACGCGCGTGA
- a CDS encoding HesA/MoeB/ThiF family protein, with protein MTLTATTLTREELRRVSRPLLVPEWAEAGAQEKLRSARVLVVGAGGLGGPVIRQLAGAGVGALTVADSDTVSVTNLHRQQLYASADVGRSKAEVACAVAQAVNPFVEVQAAPALSAENAAALIAEHDLTVDATDNFETRYLIADTCRTLGREWVWGAASGVSGLCSVFGPAFGLRDLFPTPEDDTSCDELGVLGPVPNLVGDLMALQALLVLGGVGEPLRGKLWTFDALTGRVRVLKMQMAEG; from the coding sequence ATGACCCTGACCGCCACGACCCTGACCCGCGAAGAGCTGCGCCGCGTCTCGCGCCCCCTGCTGGTGCCGGAGTGGGCCGAGGCCGGGGCGCAGGAAAAACTCCGCTCGGCCCGCGTCCTCGTCGTCGGCGCAGGTGGCCTCGGCGGGCCGGTGATTCGCCAGCTCGCCGGGGCGGGGGTGGGGGCGCTGACGGTGGCCGACAGCGACACCGTTTCGGTGACCAACCTGCACCGCCAGCAGCTCTACGCCTCGGCAGACGTGGGCCGGTCCAAAGCTGAGGTGGCCTGCGCCGTCGCTCAGGCGGTCAACCCGTTCGTGGAGGTGCAGGCCGCGCCCGCACTGAGCGCCGAAAATGCCGCCGCCCTGATTGCCGAGCACGACCTGACGGTGGACGCCACCGACAACTTTGAAACCCGCTACCTCATCGCTGACACCTGCCGCACACTGGGCCGCGAGTGGGTCTGGGGGGCGGCCAGCGGCGTCAGCGGCCTGTGCAGCGTGTTCGGCCCCGCCTTCGGCCTGCGCGACCTGTTTCCCACCCCTGAAGACGACACCTCCTGCGACGAACTCGGCGTGCTGGGGCCGGTGCCCAATCTCGTGGGCGACCTGATGGCGCTGCAAGCCCTGCTGGTGCTGGGCGGCGTGGGCGAGCCGCTGCGGGGAAAACTCTGGACCTTCGACGCGCTGACGGGGCGGGTGCGGGTGCTGAAGATGCAGATGGCTGAAGGCTGA
- a CDS encoding aminotransferase class I/II-fold pyridoxal phosphate-dependent enzyme, with the protein MWASSRASSVPGSVFSLMDAAGVRARSRGLTLTDLSIGSSDQHPPQSVLDVLREATHDPATYRYPRFSDTLPLRAAAAEYLTRRFGVRLNAETEVLPLIGAQEGLAHLLLAVTDPGDTLLLPDPCYPPYWGAAAVAGLNVVTLPLTPERGFLPDLAAVPENVRPRVLLLNYPNNPTSAVATAQFFREAAAWCRERGTLLIHDHPYAELTFGDYRAPSALEAGTAGVVELHSLSKTHHLGGFRVGFAAGDTGAVGALARVKGAVDFHPYLGIQRAAAHALGLPDEVGRAGARIFEERRDALVPALRDLGWEVQTPQASMYAWARVPGLRDSVAFAVRAAEETGVVVSPGRAFGERGEGFVRFALVQPPEVLRAAARKLGTVGVGG; encoded by the coding sequence ATGTGGGCTTCCAGTCGCGCTTCCTCGGTTCCCGGCAGTGTGTTTTCTCTGATGGACGCGGCGGGGGTGCGGGCGCGGAGCCGGGGGCTGACGCTGACCGACCTCAGCATCGGTTCCAGCGACCAGCACCCGCCCCAGAGCGTGCTGGACGTGCTGCGCGAAGCCACCCACGATCCGGCGACCTACCGCTACCCCCGCTTTTCCGACACGCTGCCGCTGCGGGCCGCCGCCGCCGAGTACCTGACGCGGCGCTTTGGGGTCCGCCTGAATGCCGAGACCGAGGTGCTGCCGCTGATTGGCGCCCAGGAGGGGCTGGCACACCTGCTGCTCGCCGTGACCGACCCCGGCGACACGCTGCTGCTGCCCGACCCCTGCTATCCGCCGTACTGGGGCGCGGCGGCGGTGGCGGGGCTGAACGTGGTGACGCTGCCGCTGACGCCGGAGCGCGGCTTTCTGCCCGACCTCGCCGCCGTGCCGGAGAACGTGCGGCCCCGCGTGCTGCTGCTCAACTACCCCAACAACCCGACCTCGGCGGTGGCGACGGCGCAGTTTTTCCGCGAGGCCGCCGCGTGGTGTCGTGAGCGGGGCACGCTGCTGATTCACGACCACCCTTACGCCGAATTGACGTTTGGAGACTACCGCGCTCCCTCGGCACTGGAAGCGGGCACGGCGGGCGTGGTCGAACTGCACAGCCTGTCCAAGACGCACCACCTCGGCGGCTTCCGGGTGGGCTTCGCGGCGGGGGACACAGGCGCGGTAGGGGCGCTGGCCCGCGTGAAGGGCGCGGTGGATTTTCACCCCTACCTCGGCATTCAGCGGGCGGCGGCGCACGCGCTGGGCCTGCCCGACGAGGTGGGCCGGGCGGGGGCGCGAATCTTCGAGGAGCGGCGCGACGCACTGGTGCCCGCCCTGCGCGACCTGGGCTGGGAAGTCCAGACCCCCCAGGCCAGCATGTACGCCTGGGCGCGGGTGCCGGGCCTGCGGGACAGCGTGGCTTTTGCGGTGCGGGCCGCCGAGGAAACCGGCGTGGTGGTCAGTCCGGGCCGGGCCTTCGGGGAACGCGGCGAGGGCTTCGTGCGCTTTGCGCTGGTGCAGCCGCCGGAAGTGCTGCGGGCAGCGGCGCGGAAGCTGGGCACGGTGGGGGTTGGGGGTTGA
- a CDS encoding MBL fold metallo-hydrolase, with protein MPLSELGPGAHALLGAVNSVVLENGSGGALLIDTGLDDSHARKLLREVEGLGLVPAAILNTHSHADHHGGNAFILKKFLGLPVYAPPLEAAVINFPVLEPLSLFGAMPPRELQTKFLLAPASPAQPLDAGQHTLVGAEVELIPVPGHAAQMYAVRVQDVLYAADALFGPEARGKHPLTFCVDSAAQKASAAALGELSGVRVVLPGHGGPTSDLPELARLNLRAYERTTGAVQGALAGGAATVDELLPRVCTALGVQMTNAGAVVLNRAVVSAHLTEGLAAGWARLDVRDQRLLFAQT; from the coding sequence ATGCCCCTGAGCGAACTCGGTCCCGGCGCCCACGCCCTGCTCGGTGCCGTCAACAGCGTGGTCCTCGAAAACGGCTCTGGCGGCGCCCTTCTCATCGACACCGGCCTGGACGACTCGCACGCCCGCAAGCTGCTGCGCGAGGTGGAGGGGCTGGGGCTGGTGCCAGCGGCCATTCTGAACACCCACAGCCACGCCGACCACCACGGCGGAAACGCCTTCATCCTGAAAAAGTTTCTAGGGTTGCCCGTGTACGCGCCGCCGCTGGAAGCCGCCGTCATCAATTTTCCCGTGCTGGAGCCGCTGTCGCTGTTCGGGGCGATGCCGCCGCGTGAACTCCAGACCAAGTTTCTGCTCGCGCCCGCTTCGCCTGCTCAGCCCCTGGACGCCGGACAGCACACGCTGGTCGGGGCCGAGGTGGAACTGATTCCCGTGCCCGGTCACGCCGCGCAGATGTACGCGGTGCGCGTGCAGGACGTGCTCTACGCCGCCGACGCCCTGTTCGGGCCGGAGGCGCGCGGCAAGCATCCCCTGACCTTCTGCGTGGACAGCGCCGCGCAAAAGGCGAGTGCGGCGGCCCTGGGCGAGCTGTCCGGCGTGCGCGTGGTGCTGCCCGGTCACGGCGGCCCCACGTCCGACTTGCCGGAACTCGCCCGCCTGAACCTGCGGGCCTACGAACGCACCACCGGGGCCGTGCAAGGCGCGCTGGCCGGGGGCGCGGCGACGGTGGATGAACTCCTGCCCCGCGTCTGCACCGCACTGGGTGTGCAGATGACGAACGCCGGAGCCGTCGTCCTGAACCGCGCCGTGGTCAGTGCCCACCTCACCGAAGGGCTGGCGGCGGGGTGGGCGCGGCTGGACGTGCGGGACCAGCGGTTGCTCTTTGCCCAAACGTGA
- a CDS encoding Dps family protein, translated as MTKKSGKSAAKSVSKTAARKSDKSGVPASGAQGVTAKGEAKADAAHLRTVNNALVDHHYLGEEEFQTVAETLQRNLATTISLYLKFKKYHWDIRGRFFRDLHLAYDEFIAEIFPAIDEQAERLVALGGSPIAAPADIARYSAIQVPQETVRDARTQVADLVADLSAIGRTYRDDSQTVDDANDPATADMYNGYAATIDKIRWMLQAIMDDDRMN; from the coding sequence ATGACGAAGAAGAGTGGCAAGAGTGCGGCCAAGTCGGTCAGCAAGACGGCGGCCCGCAAGTCCGACAAGAGCGGCGTGCCCGCCAGCGGCGCCCAGGGCGTGACCGCCAAGGGCGAGGCCAAAGCCGACGCCGCTCACCTGCGCACCGTCAACAACGCGCTGGTGGACCACCACTACCTTGGCGAAGAAGAGTTCCAGACGGTGGCCGAAACGCTGCAGCGCAACCTGGCGACCACCATCAGCCTGTACCTCAAGTTCAAGAAGTACCACTGGGACATCCGGGGCCGTTTCTTCCGCGACCTGCACCTCGCCTACGACGAGTTCATCGCGGAGATTTTCCCCGCCATTGACGAGCAGGCCGAGCGTCTGGTGGCCCTCGGCGGCAGCCCCATCGCCGCGCCCGCTGACATCGCCCGCTACAGCGCCATTCAGGTGCCGCAGGAAACCGTGCGCGACGCCCGCACCCAGGTGGCCGACCTCGTGGCGGACCTCAGCGCCATCGGCAGAACCTACCGCGACGACTCGCAGACGGTGGACGACGCCAACGACCCCGCCACCGCCGACATGTACAACGGCTACGCGGCCACCATCGACAAGATTCGCTGGATGCTGCAGGCCATCATGGACGACGACCGCATGAACTGA